The following are from one region of the Etheostoma spectabile isolate EspeVRDwgs_2016 chromosome 17, UIUC_Espe_1.0, whole genome shotgun sequence genome:
- the LOC116705002 gene encoding gap junction alpha-5 protein isoform X1 has translation MADWSLLGNFLEEVQEHSTSVGKVWLTILFIFRILVLGTAAESSWGDEQEDFNCDTEQPGCENVCYDQAFPIAHIRYWVLQIVFVSTPSLIYMGHAMHNVRREEKKRSREEEGGEGGGTEEDTGGGGGGRGEKQGRKGEKDREKEKREGQSGGRLNLRGGLLRTYVLSILIRSVMEVVFLSLQYFMYGVFLNPLYVCKAWPCPHPVNCYVSRPTEKNVFIVFMMAVSAVSLFLSVLELHHLGWRHCCRQYCYTEKAVTPANTSLARQLSLSPPLPSTPPPDFSQCVIDSSHFLPLPFPNHRLANQQNSENMATEKHKMAAAAEEVNLLQMSCYSPGWQETGNNQIQNGGYLRTDTNSSYTPGSREISCAQIQTGGPDGLLVFPNGGLCQNDKRRFSKTSRTSSRTRADDLSV, from the exons ATGGCAGACTGGAGCCTACTGGGAAACTTCCTGGAGGAAGTACAGGAGCACTCTACTTCTGTTGGCAag GTGTGGCTGACCATCCTGTTTATCTTCCGTATCCTGGTGCTCGGGACTGCCGCCGAGTCGTCATGGGGAGACGAACAGGAAGATTTTAACTGTGACACCGAGCAGCCGGGCTGCGAGAACGTTTGTTATGACCAAGCTTTCCCTATAGCTCATATACGATACTGG GTGCTGcagattgtgtttgtgtccactCCCAGTCTGATCTACATGGGCCACGCCATGCACAATGTCcgcagagaggagaagaagaggagcagagaagaggaagggggagagggaggagggacagaggaggacacaggaggaggaggaggaggaagaggagagaaacaggggaggaaaggagagaaggacagagaaaaggaaaaaagagaaggTCAATCAGGAGGTCGACTCAATCTGAGGGGAGGGCTGCTGCGGACTTACGTACTCAGTATCCTGATACGCAGCGTCATGGAG GTGGTGTTTCTGAGTCTCCAGTACTTCATGTATGGAGTCTTCCTTAATCCCCTGTATGTCTGCAAG GCCTGGCCGTGTCCACATCCCGTGAACTGTTACGTCTCCAGACCAACAGAGAAAAATGTCTTCATAGTGTTCATGATGGCTGTGTCGGCCGTGTCTCTGTTCCTCAGTGTGCTCGAGCTGCATCACCTGGGATGGAGACACTGCTGCAG GCAGTACTGCTACACAGAGAAGGCAGTCACTCCTGCTAACACCTCGCTGGCCCGacagctctctctgtctcctccacTGCCGTCAACCCCACCGCCGGACTTCAGCCAGTGTGTGATTGACTCCTCGCACTTCCTGCCACTCCCTTTCCCCAACCACCGCCTGGCTAACCAACAAAACTCAGAGAACATGGCCACAGAGaagcacaaaatggccgccgcaGCTGAGGAGGTAAACCTCCTCCAGATGAGCTGCTACTCGCCCGGATGGCAGGAGACTGGTAACAATCAGATCCAAAATGGCGGCTACCTGAGGACCGACACTAACTCCTCATACACCCCTGGGAGCAGGGAGATCAGCTGCGCTCAGATCCAGACTGGCGGCCCAGACGGGCTGCTGGTTTTCCCGAATGGAGGGCTCTGTCAGAACGACAAACGGAGATTTAGCAAAACCAGCCGTACGAGCAGCCGCACGAGAGCAGACGACCTCTCTGTTTAG
- the LOC116705002 gene encoding gap junction alpha-5 protein isoform X2, whose product MADWSLLGNFLEEVQEHSTSVGKVLQIVFVSTPSLIYMGHAMHNVRREEKKRSREEEGGEGGGTEEDTGGGGGGRGEKQGRKGEKDREKEKREGQSGGRLNLRGGLLRTYVLSILIRSVMEVVFLSLQYFMYGVFLNPLYVCKAWPCPHPVNCYVSRPTEKNVFIVFMMAVSAVSLFLSVLELHHLGWRHCCRQYCYTEKAVTPANTSLARQLSLSPPLPSTPPPDFSQCVIDSSHFLPLPFPNHRLANQQNSENMATEKHKMAAAAEEVNLLQMSCYSPGWQETGNNQIQNGGYLRTDTNSSYTPGSREISCAQIQTGGPDGLLVFPNGGLCQNDKRRFSKTSRTSSRTRADDLSV is encoded by the exons ATGGCAGACTGGAGCCTACTGGGAAACTTCCTGGAGGAAGTACAGGAGCACTCTACTTCTGTTGGCAag GTGCTGcagattgtgtttgtgtccactCCCAGTCTGATCTACATGGGCCACGCCATGCACAATGTCcgcagagaggagaagaagaggagcagagaagaggaagggggagagggaggagggacagaggaggacacaggaggaggaggaggaggaagaggagagaaacaggggaggaaaggagagaaggacagagaaaaggaaaaaagagaaggTCAATCAGGAGGTCGACTCAATCTGAGGGGAGGGCTGCTGCGGACTTACGTACTCAGTATCCTGATACGCAGCGTCATGGAG GTGGTGTTTCTGAGTCTCCAGTACTTCATGTATGGAGTCTTCCTTAATCCCCTGTATGTCTGCAAG GCCTGGCCGTGTCCACATCCCGTGAACTGTTACGTCTCCAGACCAACAGAGAAAAATGTCTTCATAGTGTTCATGATGGCTGTGTCGGCCGTGTCTCTGTTCCTCAGTGTGCTCGAGCTGCATCACCTGGGATGGAGACACTGCTGCAG GCAGTACTGCTACACAGAGAAGGCAGTCACTCCTGCTAACACCTCGCTGGCCCGacagctctctctgtctcctccacTGCCGTCAACCCCACCGCCGGACTTCAGCCAGTGTGTGATTGACTCCTCGCACTTCCTGCCACTCCCTTTCCCCAACCACCGCCTGGCTAACCAACAAAACTCAGAGAACATGGCCACAGAGaagcacaaaatggccgccgcaGCTGAGGAGGTAAACCTCCTCCAGATGAGCTGCTACTCGCCCGGATGGCAGGAGACTGGTAACAATCAGATCCAAAATGGCGGCTACCTGAGGACCGACACTAACTCCTCATACACCCCTGGGAGCAGGGAGATCAGCTGCGCTCAGATCCAGACTGGCGGCCCAGACGGGCTGCTGGTTTTCCCGAATGGAGGGCTCTGTCAGAACGACAAACGGAGATTTAGCAAAACCAGCCGTACGAGCAGCCGCACGAGAGCAGACGACCTCTCTGTTTAG
- the runx2a gene encoding runt-related transcription factor 2, with amino-acid sequence MASNSLFSSSPMLYWDPVVKRRPTPPPTTRQLEDQEVRSLHQRSTAPPRGLVQTDSPNFLCSSLPQHWRCNKTLPRAFTVVALGNDVPDGVVVTVMAGNSENSSAELRNATATMKQGHAYFNDLRFIGRSGRGKSFTISINVLTSPPQIATVHRAIKVTVDGQRLPRRPRQKEVKSAVFRSPTSSTASSDCRSFTSSLWTNEPSFLGQVTSLTSSFTPSPRMHHLPTISYPTQPTPYSSYSLSSPPPPSLNHSGSFQPSSFYHGPNQMIQTMGEDRNLITSLANYIDGACLSVRGEEPVWRPY; translated from the exons ATGGCTTCAAACAGTCTATTCAGCAGCAGCCCAATGCTGTACTGGG ATCCTGTGGTGAAGCGCCGGccaacaccaccacccaccacGCGCCAACTGGAGGACCAGGAGGTGAGGTCCCTCCACCAGCGCAGCACGGCGCCACCCAGGGGCCTGGTGCAGACCGACAGCCCCAACTTCCTCTGCAGCAGCCTGCCGCAGCACTGGAGGTGTAACAAGACCCTGCCCAGAGCATTCACT GTGGTTGCCCTGGGCAACGACGTGCCGGATGGCGTGGTGGTCACAGTGATGGCTGGCAACAGTGAAAACAGCAGCGCCGAGCTCCGCAACGCCACAGCGACCATGAAGCAGGGCCACGCTTACTTTAACGACCTGCGCTTCATAGGGCGCAGCGGGAGAG gtAAGAGTTTCACAATTTCCATCAACGTGCTGACCTCGCCGCCTCAGATCGCCACGGTGCACAGAGCCATCAAGGTCACTGTGGACGGCCAGCGGCTGCCAAGAC GACCGAGGCAGAAGGAGGTGAAGTCAGCAGTGTTCAGGTCCCCCACCAGCAGCACTGCATCATCAG ATTGTAGATCTTTTACTTCCtctctgtggaccaatgagccATCGTTTCTGGGCCAGGTAACGTCTCTGACTTCCTCCTTCACTCCAAGTCCCAGAATGCACCACTTGCCTACGATCTCCTACCCCACCCAGCCCACACCGTACAGCTCCTACAGCCTgtcttcccctcctcccccttcgCTGAACCACAGTGGTTCGTTCCAGCCGAGCAGCTTCTACCATGGACCAAACCAAATGATCCAAACCATGGGGGAGGACCGCAACCTCATCACATCTCTGGCTAATTACATTGATGGGGCGTGTCTTTCCGTACGAGGGGAGGAGCCTGTCTGGAGGCCTTATTGA